One region of Terricaulis silvestris genomic DNA includes:
- a CDS encoding alpha/beta fold hydrolase, with product MPTITTKDGAEIFYKDWGPRDAQPIVFHHGWPLSADDWDNQMLFFRLKGYRVIAHDRRGHGRSTQTDTGNEMDTYAADVTELAKALDLKNAVHIGHSTGGGEVAHYVARAEAGRVSKAVLMGAVPPIMVKSDKNPGGLPIEVFDGFRAALAANRAQFCVDVPSGPFYGYNRPGAKVDQGVIDNWWRQGMMGGAKAHYDCIKAFSETDFTEDLKTINVPVLLMHGDDDQIVPIADSALLGIKLLKQGDLKVYKGFPHGMATTHADTINADLMTFVKG from the coding sequence ATGCCCACGATCACCACCAAAGACGGCGCAGAGATTTTCTACAAGGATTGGGGCCCGCGCGACGCGCAACCCATTGTCTTCCATCACGGCTGGCCGCTCAGCGCCGATGATTGGGACAACCAAATGCTGTTCTTCCGGCTGAAAGGCTATCGCGTAATCGCGCATGACCGGCGCGGCCACGGCCGCTCAACACAGACCGACACCGGCAACGAGATGGACACGTACGCCGCCGACGTCACCGAACTCGCGAAGGCGCTCGATCTGAAAAATGCGGTACACATCGGCCACTCCACGGGCGGCGGCGAAGTTGCGCACTACGTGGCGCGCGCCGAAGCTGGGCGCGTGTCGAAAGCGGTGCTGATGGGCGCCGTGCCGCCGATCATGGTGAAATCCGACAAGAATCCGGGCGGCCTACCGATCGAAGTGTTTGACGGCTTCCGCGCCGCGCTCGCCGCCAACCGCGCGCAATTCTGCGTCGATGTGCCGAGCGGGCCGTTCTACGGCTACAACCGCCCGGGCGCGAAGGTCGATCAAGGCGTGATCGACAATTGGTGGCGCCAAGGCATGATGGGCGGCGCGAAGGCGCACTACGATTGCATCAAGGCGTTCTCGGAAACCGATTTCACCGAGGATTTGAAAACGATCAACGTGCCGGTTCTACTCATGCACGGCGACGACGATCAGATCGTACCGATCGCGGATTCCGCGCTGCTCGGCATCAAGTTGCTGAAGCAGGGCGATCTCAAAGTCTACAAAGGATTTCCGCACGGCATGGCGACGACGCACGCCGACACTATCAACGCCGATCTGATGACTTTCGTAAAAGGTTGA
- a CDS encoding tyrosine-protein phosphatase has translation MNFDRILNFRDFGGWDTAAGGRIARGKLYRSASFHDATDADIARLNAMDLRFVVDLRRPEERAHEPTKWSNENCRVIFNDEGAGGSSLPPHLVALLQSDLTPQATRAYMLSLYREIPYDPRLIRLYRDWFAALGEGGAGVVHCAAGKDRTGIICALTLMTLGVDEETVFADYDFTNQAVDIEKRMPKIQARMEERLARKLDPAALRPMLGVEIDYLRAALDEIAFKHGGVDAYLADVLGVGAAERESLRAQLTV, from the coding sequence GTGAACTTCGACCGCATCCTGAATTTCCGCGACTTCGGCGGTTGGGACACCGCAGCCGGCGGCAGAATCGCGCGCGGCAAGCTCTACCGCTCCGCGTCCTTTCACGACGCGACCGACGCGGATATCGCGCGGCTCAACGCGATGGATCTGCGCTTCGTGGTCGATCTGCGCCGCCCCGAAGAACGCGCGCATGAGCCAACGAAGTGGAGCAACGAAAACTGCCGCGTCATCTTCAATGACGAAGGGGCGGGCGGGTCGTCGCTGCCGCCGCACCTGGTTGCACTGCTGCAAAGCGATCTCACGCCGCAAGCGACACGCGCCTACATGCTCAGCCTCTACCGCGAGATCCCTTACGATCCGCGCTTGATCCGGCTCTACCGCGATTGGTTCGCCGCGCTCGGCGAGGGCGGCGCCGGCGTTGTGCACTGCGCCGCTGGCAAAGACCGCACCGGCATCATCTGCGCGCTGACGCTGATGACGCTCGGCGTCGATGAAGAGACCGTGTTCGCCGACTACGACTTCACCAACCAAGCCGTCGACATCGAGAAGCGCATGCCGAAAATTCAAGCCCGCATGGAAGAGCGGCTCGCGCGCAAGCTAGACCCCGCCGCACTTCGGCCGATGCTTGGCGTTGAGATCGATTACCTGCGCGCCGCGCTCGATGAAATTGCGTTCAAGCATGGCGGCGTGGACGCCTATCTCGCCGATGTTTTGGGCGTGGGCGCCGCGGAGCGGGAATCCTTACGCGCGCAACTCACGGTTTGA